The following are encoded in a window of Eschrichtius robustus isolate mEscRob2 chromosome 1, mEscRob2.pri, whole genome shotgun sequence genomic DNA:
- the SLC39A9 gene encoding zinc transporter ZIP9 isoform X1 translates to MDDFISISLLSLAMLVGCYVAGIIPLAVNFSEERLKLVTVLGAGLLCGTALAVIVPEGVHALYEDFLEGGIAGLHGKHHQASQTQNVIASDKAEIPVAHEHEHSHDHTQLHAYIGVSLVLGFVFMLLVDQIGSSHVHSTDDPEAARPSNSKITTTLGLVVHAAADGVALGAAASTSQTSVQLIVFVAIMLHKAPAAFGLVSFLMHAGLERNRIRKHLLVFALAAPVMAMVTYLGLSKSSKEALSEVNATGVAMLFSAGTFLYVATVHVLPEVGGMGHSHKPDPAGGRGLSRLEVAALVLGCLIPLILSVGHQH, encoded by the exons GAGCGACTAAAGCTGGTGACTGTTTTGGGTGCTGGCCTTCTCTGTGGAACTGCCCTTGCTGTCATCGTGCCTGAAGGAGTACATGCACTTTATGAAGATTTTCTTGAGg gtggaattgctgggttacatG GGAAACACCACCAAGCGAGTCAAACACAGAATGTGATTGCATCAGACAAAGCAGAAATACCGGTTGCCCATGAACATGAGCACAGCCATGACCACACACAGCTGCATGCCTACATCGGTGTTTCCCTCGTACTGGGCTTTGTTTTCATGTTGCTGGTGGACCAGATTGGCAGCTCCCATGTGCATTCTACTGATG ATCCAGAAGCAGCAAGGCCTAGCAATTCCAAAATCACCACCACGCTGGGTCTGGTCGTCCATGCTGCAG CTGACGGTGTTGCTTTGGGAGCAGCAGCTTCTACTTCACAAACTAGTGTCCAGTTAATTGTGTTTGTGGCAATAATGCTACATAAG gcACCAGCTGCTTTTGGGCTGGTTTCCTTCTTAATGCATGCAGGCCTCGAGCGGAATCGAATCAGAAAGCACTTACTGGTCTTTGCACTGGCAGCACCAGTTATGGCCATGGTGACATACTTAGGACTAAGTAAG AGCAGTAAAGAAGCCCTTTCAGAGGTCAATGCCACTGGAGTGGCCATGCTTTTCTCTGCTGGGACATTTCTTTATGTTGCCACAGTACATGTCCTCCCTGAGGTGGGCGGAATGGGGCACAGCCACAAACCCGACCCCGCTGGAGGGAGAGGCCTCAGCCGCCTGGAGGTGGCAGCCCTGGTTCTCGGTTGCCTCATCCCGCTCATTCTGTCAGTAGGACACCAGCATTAA